A region from the Vicia villosa cultivar HV-30 ecotype Madison, WI linkage group LG3, Vvil1.0, whole genome shotgun sequence genome encodes:
- the LOC131662491 gene encoding large ribosomal subunit protein eL20-like, with protein sequence MAIFKYHQYQVVGRGLPTETDEHPKIYRMKLWATNEVRAKSKFWYFLRKLKKVKKSNGQVLAINEIYEKNPTKIKNYGIWLRYQSRTGYHNMYKEYRDVTLNGAVESMYNEMASRHRVRHPCIQIIKTATIPANLCKRESTKQFHNSKIKFPLVFKKIRPPTRKLKTTYKATKPNMFM encoded by the exons ATGGCCATCTTCAAG TATCACCAGTACCAGGTTGTGGGTAGAGGTCTTCCCACTGAAACTGATGAACATCCTAAGATCTACAGGATGAAATTGTGGGCCACCAATGAGGTGCGTGCCAAATCCAAGTTCTG GTATTTTTTGAGGAAGCTGAAAAAGGTCAAGAAAAGCAATGGGCAAGTTCTTGCCATCAACGAG ATTTATGAGAAAAACCCTACCAAGATTAAGAATTATGGAATTTGGCTGCGATACCAGAGTCGGACAGGATATCACAACATGTACAAGGAATACCGCGATGTTACACTAAATGGCGCTGTTGAATCCATGTACAATGAAATGGCATCCCGTCATAGAGTCAGGCATCCATGCATTCAGATCATCAAGACCGCTACGATCCCAGCCAACCTTTGCAAAAGGGAAAGCACTAAGCAGTTTCACAACTCTAAAATCAAGTTCCCCTTGGTGTTCAAGAAGATTAGGCCCCCAACCAGGAAGCTCAAGACGACATACAAGGCAACAAAACCAAACATGTTTATGTAA